Proteins from a genomic interval of Piscinibacter sp. HJYY11:
- a CDS encoding alpha/beta hydrolase, producing MRRVLSNVLLVAVLVYGAACAALFFFQRSLLYFPQPAHVATPLVPVEGRDGVVASHRALPGAQAVVYFGGNGEDVTQNLAPLAQAFPQHALYLLHYRGYGRSTGKPTEADIAADALALFDQVRQQHPQVTVIGRSLGSGVATRLASQRPAARLVLITPYDSIEDIAAAQFRLFPVRWLLIDKYASWRYAPQVQAPTTVLMAEHDEVIPRSSTEQLMTRFAAGRATLHLVPGTGHNDISFAPGYDRLLAAQP from the coding sequence ATGCGGCGCGTGCTGAGCAACGTACTCCTCGTCGCGGTGCTGGTCTATGGTGCCGCGTGCGCGGCGCTGTTCTTCTTCCAGCGCTCGCTGCTGTACTTCCCGCAGCCGGCGCATGTGGCGACGCCGCTCGTGCCGGTCGAGGGGCGGGACGGTGTCGTCGCCAGCCACCGCGCGCTGCCGGGCGCGCAGGCCGTCGTGTATTTCGGCGGCAACGGCGAAGACGTGACGCAGAACCTGGCGCCGCTCGCGCAGGCCTTCCCGCAGCACGCGCTCTACCTGCTGCACTACCGCGGCTACGGCAGGAGCACCGGCAAGCCGACCGAGGCCGACATCGCCGCCGACGCGCTCGCCCTCTTCGACCAGGTGCGCCAGCAGCACCCGCAGGTGACAGTGATCGGCCGCAGCCTCGGCAGCGGCGTCGCCACGCGGCTCGCCAGCCAGCGGCCGGCGGCGCGCCTCGTGCTGATCACGCCCTACGACAGCATCGAAGACATCGCCGCGGCGCAGTTCCGCCTGTTCCCGGTGCGCTGGCTGCTGATCGACAAGTACGCCTCGTGGCGCTACGCCCCACAGGTGCAGGCCCCGACCACGGTGCTGATGGCCGAGCACGACGAGGTGATCCCTCGCAGCAGCACCGAGCAGCTGATGACGCGCTTCGCCGCCGGCCGCGCCACCCTGCACCTCGTGCCGGGCACCGGCCACAACGACATCTCCTTCGCCCCCGGCTACGACAGGCTGCTCGCCGCCCAACCCTGA
- a CDS encoding cupin domain-containing protein, which produces MHSDRIFPSAEHFKPTPEGEPLRTVVVETPDAVIVAWHVEPGQCIPAHVHPAGQDTWTILSGTGQYRLDHAGTAREVYAGDVVVAPRGCVHGVFNHGRQPLRFISVVSPGSAGYERLDA; this is translated from the coding sequence ATGCACTCCGACCGCATCTTCCCCAGCGCCGAGCACTTCAAGCCCACGCCCGAGGGCGAGCCGCTGCGCACCGTGGTCGTCGAGACGCCCGATGCGGTGATCGTGGCGTGGCACGTCGAGCCGGGCCAGTGCATCCCGGCGCACGTGCACCCGGCGGGGCAGGACACCTGGACCATCCTCAGCGGCACCGGCCAGTACCGGCTCGACCACGCCGGCACTGCCCGCGAGGTGTATGCCGGCGACGTGGTCGTGGCGCCGCGCGGCTGTGTGCACGGCGTGTTCAACCACGGCCGCCAGCCGCTGCGCTTCATCTCGGTGGTGTCGCCGGGCAGTGCCGGCTACGAGCGCCTGGACGCCTGA
- a CDS encoding NAD(P)/FAD-dependent oxidoreductase, whose product MKRRGLLLGGGAGLVLAACGTTAVVPARAQVVVVGGGYGGATAARYVRLLSDRKIDVVLVEPQPSFVSCPVSNLVLRGTRSLADITRPYDTLVSRHGVAWVRDSASRIDTTAKTVTLAGGASIRYDKLVVSPGVELMFDEIAGLRAAHTSGQVLQAWKAGPETVALRRQLKAMPDGGVCAISVPESPYRCPPGPYERASVIAAYFQRAKPKSKVLILDANPDVTSKPALFKKAWAELYPGMVEFRPLHKVIGVEGQRIRIEVQDDVRADVLNLLPPMRANTIAAESGLMNAGRWCKVDWLTLESTAAKDVHVLGDAVLAAGGMPKSGHMANAHAKVAAAAIVAQLSGQPVNPRPMLTNTCYSYVGDTSAIHVASVHEYVAAEATFKPVPGSGGVSAQRNDAEAAYADGWARNIWADTLG is encoded by the coding sequence ATGAAGCGGCGCGGCCTCCTGCTCGGCGGTGGTGCGGGCCTGGTGCTCGCGGCCTGTGGCACCACCGCCGTCGTGCCGGCGCGGGCGCAGGTGGTGGTGGTCGGCGGTGGCTATGGCGGTGCGACGGCGGCGCGCTATGTGCGGCTGCTGTCCGACCGGAAGATCGACGTGGTGCTGGTCGAGCCGCAACCGAGCTTCGTCTCCTGCCCGGTGTCGAACCTGGTGCTGCGCGGCACGCGCAGCTTGGCCGACATCACGCGCCCGTACGACACGCTCGTCTCGCGCCACGGCGTGGCCTGGGTCCGCGACAGCGCGTCGCGCATCGACACCACGGCGAAGACCGTCACGCTCGCCGGCGGCGCGAGCATCCGCTACGACAAGCTGGTGGTGTCGCCCGGGGTCGAACTGATGTTCGACGAGATCGCCGGCCTGCGCGCCGCGCACACGAGCGGCCAGGTGCTGCAGGCCTGGAAGGCCGGCCCCGAGACGGTGGCGCTGCGCCGCCAGCTCAAGGCGATGCCCGACGGAGGTGTCTGTGCGATCTCGGTGCCCGAGTCGCCGTACCGCTGCCCGCCCGGCCCCTACGAACGTGCGAGCGTGATCGCGGCCTACTTCCAGCGGGCGAAGCCGAAGTCGAAGGTGCTGATCCTCGACGCCAATCCCGACGTCACCTCCAAGCCCGCGCTGTTCAAGAAAGCCTGGGCGGAGCTGTACCCGGGCATGGTGGAGTTCCGGCCGCTGCACAAGGTGATCGGCGTGGAGGGCCAGCGCATCCGCATCGAAGTGCAGGACGACGTGCGCGCCGACGTGCTCAACCTGCTGCCGCCCATGCGCGCCAACACCATCGCCGCCGAGAGCGGCCTCATGAATGCCGGCCGCTGGTGCAAGGTCGACTGGCTCACGCTCGAATCGACGGCCGCGAAAGACGTGCACGTGCTCGGCGATGCGGTGCTCGCCGCCGGCGGCATGCCCAAGAGCGGCCACATGGCCAATGCGCATGCCAAGGTGGCGGCGGCGGCCATCGTGGCGCAGTTGAGCGGCCAGCCGGTGAACCCGCGCCCCATGCTCACCAACACCTGCTACAGCTACGTGGGCGACACGAGCGCCATCCACGTGGCGAGCGTGCACGAGTACGTGGCGGCCGAGGCCACCTTCAAGCCGGTGCCCGGCTCGGGCGGGGTCTCGGCGCAGCGCAACGACGCCGAGGCGGCCTACGCCGATGGCTGGGCGCGCAACATCTGGGCCGACACGCTGGGCTGA
- a CDS encoding c-type cytochrome: MTRPMGLAEAVAGLLAAMSASAQPAGDLALRSLAATCAACHGTDGRAVDGAGMVSLRGLDRQYLQAQLIAFRDGTRPATVMHQIAKGYTPEQIEQLSAYFASLPRVAP; this comes from the coding sequence ATGACGAGACCCATGGGCCTGGCCGAGGCCGTGGCCGGCCTGCTGGCCGCGATGAGCGCCAGCGCCCAGCCGGCGGGGGACCTGGCGCTGCGCTCGCTCGCCGCCACCTGCGCCGCCTGCCACGGCACCGACGGCCGCGCCGTCGACGGCGCCGGCATGGTGAGCCTGCGCGGGCTTGACCGCCAGTACCTGCAGGCGCAGCTCATCGCCTTCCGCGACGGCACGCGCCCGGCCACGGTGATGCACCAGATCGCGAAGGGCTACACGCCCGAGCAGATCGAGCAGCTGTCGGCGTACTTCGCCTCGCTGCCGAGAGTGGCGCCATGA
- a CDS encoding PEP-CTERM sorting domain-containing protein yields MTESPLLRGSAALLLFAASAATQATLITFDEHPYVPGPPGDEYAWYADPIGNRYDHLGVAIGDGYLRPPESDSTYTRSQFVLGGPSFSIRFTGTLPTYVSLSFTSPSPTLRSTVTASGPSFSAMADTGGFYWAGEELGLVETPFHQNTVASFHSATGIAQLDFDTFALSRNIGKIDNLYFGNVPAVPEPGSLALWAAGLGVLGAVARRQASRRS; encoded by the coding sequence ATGACCGAGTCGCCCCTTCTCCGCGGCAGTGCTGCCCTGCTGCTCTTTGCCGCGAGCGCTGCCACCCAGGCCACGCTCATCACCTTCGACGAGCACCCCTACGTGCCCGGCCCGCCGGGGGACGAATATGCCTGGTACGCCGACCCGATCGGCAACCGCTACGACCACCTGGGCGTCGCGATCGGCGACGGCTACCTGCGCCCGCCCGAGAGCGACAGCACCTACACCCGCAGCCAGTTCGTGCTGGGCGGCCCGTCGTTCAGCATCCGCTTCACCGGCACGCTGCCCACCTACGTGAGCCTGTCCTTCACCTCGCCCTCACCGACGCTGCGCTCCACCGTCACCGCCAGCGGCCCGAGCTTCTCGGCGATGGCCGACACGGGCGGCTTCTACTGGGCGGGTGAAGAACTCGGCCTGGTCGAGACACCGTTCCACCAGAACACCGTCGCGAGCTTCCACTCCGCCACCGGCATCGCGCAGCTCGATTTCGACACCTTCGCCCTCTCGCGCAACATCGGCAAGATCGACAACCTCTATTTCGGCAACGTGCCCGCGGTGCCGGAGCCGGGCTCGCTCGCGCTGTGGGCCGCGGGGCTGGGCGTCTTGGGCGCCGTGGCGCGGCGTCAGGCGTCCAGGCGCTCGTAG